The sequence ATTCAGGGATTACGCCTCCGGTAAGATGGATGAGTAGGGACAGGCTATGAGCGAGTATAAAGTCGAACAGATAGAAGTGCACGTATGTATGGGAACCGCGGGAGTCGCCTCCGGCGGTGATGCCGTTATGGCAGCCCTTACCGGCGAGTTTGAGAAACGCGGCCTGACAAATACCGGCGTTAAAGAGCGCAACTGCAAAACCAAACAGACAGGCTGCAGGGGTCTCTGTGCCAGAGATGTTCTTATTGATGTGTATATCCCCGGTCAGGGACCCATCACTTATGAACATGTAACAGCGGAAATGGTTCCGACAATAGTTGAGGAGCACATAGTAGGCGGCGAAATCGTTGCTAAATGGGCTGCTAAAAAGGACTATTTTGAATTTTACGATAAACAGAAGCGTTATGTTCTCAATGACTGCGGAAAAGTCGACCCCGACAGCCTTGAGGACTACATAGCCCACGGCGGCTATGACGCTCTCAAAAAGTCTCTGAAAATGACCTCCGAAGAGGTCATTGACGAAGTCAAAAAATCCGGTCTCAGAGGCAGAGGGGGCGGCGGTTTCCCCACGGGACTTAAATGGACATTCTGCCGCAACTCCCCGGGAGATCTCAAATATCTTATCTGCAACGCGGATGAGGGTGACCCCGGCGCATTCATGGACAGATCAATAATTGAAGGGAACCCCCACGCGGTTATAGAAGGCATGCTTATAGCAGCTTACGCAATAGGCTGCAAAGAAGGCTACATATACTGCCGCGCTGAGTATCCCCTTGCGATCAAAAGGGTTAAAAAAGCCCTTGTAGACGCTGAAAAAGCCGGTTATCTCGGCGACAACGTTCTCGGAAGCGGTTTTGAGTTCCACCTCAAGCTGAAAGAGGGAGCGGGCGCCTTTGTCTGCGGCGAGGAAACGGCTCTCATAGCCTCCATCGAAGGCGAAAGAGGAATGCCCAGATCCAGACCTCCGTTCCCCGCTGTGAAGGGGCTCTGGCAGAAGCCTTCAAACGTTAACAACGTTGAGACTTTCGCCAACCTTCCCGTAATCATCCTCAACGGGGCGGAATGGTACGCTAACATAGGAACAGAGAAGTCCAAGGGAACAAAAATCTTCGCCCTATCCGGCAAGGTTAAGTCCACCGGACTTATAGAGGTTCCTATGGGAATCTCCGTCCGTGAGCTGATCTTTGAGGTCGGCGGGGGCATTCCCAAGAAAAGGAAATTCAAGGCCGTTCAGCTCGGCGGTCCCTCCGGCGGCTGTCTGACAGAAGCGCACCTTGATACAAGGATCGACTACGACTCGCTCATCGCGGCAGGCGCCATGATGGGTTCGGGCGGTGTGGTTGTTCTTGACGAAACCAACTGTATGGTGAACGTGGCTCAGTTCTTCCTTACCTTCACACAGAGGGAATCATGCGGAAAGTGCATACCCTGCCGTGTGGGTACAAAAACCATGCTGGACATCCTTGACAGAATAACATCCGGCAAGGGAAGGGAAGGCGATATAGAAAGGCTGGAATCTCTGGCTACTGACATTAAGATCTCTTCGCTCTGCGGTCTCGGACAGACTGCGCCGAACCCGATTCTGACCACCATCAGGTATTTCAGGGACGAGTATGAGGCGCATATCTTCAAACAGAAGTGTCCCGCGAGGGAATGCCCCGAACTCATAGAGTTTGTGGTTGTGGATGAAAGATGCAAGAAATGCGGCATCTGCAAAAAGGTCTGCCCCGTTGACGCTATCACGTGGGAGAAGGGACAGTTCGCATTCATCGATAAGTCCAAGTGCGTAAAGTGCCGTGAGTGCATAGTGAACTGTCCGTTCAACTCAATAGATTAAGGGATAAGGATATGCAGATGGTAACCTTGAAAATAGACGGAATACAGGTTGAGGTACCGAAGGATTATACAATCCTTCAGGCGGCGGAAAAGGCCGGGGTGCATATTCCCGTTCTCTGCCACGATTCGCGCCTGAACCCCTTCGGTGCATGCAGAGTGTGTCTTATCGAGGCTGTGGGCAACCCCAGAATGATG is a genomic window of Geovibrio thiophilus containing:
- the nuoF gene encoding NADH-quinone oxidoreductase subunit NuoF, which gives rise to MSEYKVEQIEVHVCMGTAGVASGGDAVMAALTGEFEKRGLTNTGVKERNCKTKQTGCRGLCARDVLIDVYIPGQGPITYEHVTAEMVPTIVEEHIVGGEIVAKWAAKKDYFEFYDKQKRYVLNDCGKVDPDSLEDYIAHGGYDALKKSLKMTSEEVIDEVKKSGLRGRGGGGFPTGLKWTFCRNSPGDLKYLICNADEGDPGAFMDRSIIEGNPHAVIEGMLIAAYAIGCKEGYIYCRAEYPLAIKRVKKALVDAEKAGYLGDNVLGSGFEFHLKLKEGAGAFVCGEETALIASIEGERGMPRSRPPFPAVKGLWQKPSNVNNVETFANLPVIILNGAEWYANIGTEKSKGTKIFALSGKVKSTGLIEVPMGISVRELIFEVGGGIPKKRKFKAVQLGGPSGGCLTEAHLDTRIDYDSLIAAGAMMGSGGVVVLDETNCMVNVAQFFLTFTQRESCGKCIPCRVGTKTMLDILDRITSGKGREGDIERLESLATDIKISSLCGLGQTAPNPILTTIRYFRDEYEAHIFKQKCPARECPELIEFVVVDERCKKCGICKKVCPVDAITWEKGQFAFIDKSKCVKCRECIVNCPFNSID